In Arachis hypogaea cultivar Tifrunner chromosome 17, arahy.Tifrunner.gnm2.J5K5, whole genome shotgun sequence, a single window of DNA contains:
- the LOC140180706 gene encoding uncharacterized protein, which produces MFLSTFKKTQLNDKVLQPSSEELVGFFEERVPVSGYVWVRTTLGEYPHSKTLDIQYLIVDCFSPYNIILGRPTLNAFGATVSTIHLCVKFCSQDGATITVHSNRKEARQCYNADLKMKQAPIPRINHEQRPIPVDDLNKVNISNNKIQNTNIGSALSASYTEQITDSLQANTDLFTWTPAHMPGIDPKVICHGLALDPKARSVRQKKRHIGQDKTDAAVKETQKLLSMGFIREIRFTSWLANEVMVKKNSGKW; this is translated from the coding sequence ATGTTCTTATCCACCTTCAAAAAGACGCAACTGAATGACAAAGTGCTGCAACCATCTTCCGAAGAGTTGGTCGGATTTTTTGAGGAGAGAGTCCCCGTATCAGGTTACGTTTGGGTGAGGACGACCTTAGGGGAGTATCCTCACTCAAAGACTTTAGATATCCAGTATTTAATTGTCGACTGTTTTAGTCCTTACAATATTATCTTAGGAAGACCAACTTTAAATGCTTTCGGAGCTACAGTCTCCACCATTCACTTGTGTGTCAAGTTTTGTTCACAGGACGGAGCCACAATAACAGTACATTCAAATAGGAAGGAAGCAAGGCAATGTTACAATGCAGATCTTAAAATGAAACAGGCACCGATACCGAGGATAAATCATGAACAACGACCTATCCCAGTAGACGACCTAAACAAGGTAAACATTTCTAATAACAAAATTCAGAACACTAACATCGGTTCTGCTTTATCTGCAAGCTACACTGAGCAAATTACCGACTCATTACAAGCTAATACCGACCTATTCACATGGACCCCAGCccacatgccagggatagatccAAAAGTCATATGCCACGGGCTCGCTTTGGACCCCAAAGCTCGCTCGGTTAGGCAGAAGAAAAGGCATATCGGACAGGATAAAACAGATGCAGCCGTCAAAGAAACACAAAAACTACTAAGCATGGGTTTCATCCGAGAAATTCGCTTCACATCCTGGTTGGCAAACGAAGTAATGGTAAAAAAGAACTCGGGAAAATGGTGA